One stretch of Tepiditoga spiralis DNA includes these proteins:
- a CDS encoding ferritin has product MALSEKIEKMFNEQINKEFYSAYLYLAMASYFEEQNLPGFANWMRIQFQEEEAHAFKFFDYLVERSGHIELEKIEKPKITWKNPLDAFNDVYAHEQFISKSINEIFKVAREENDYPTETFIHWFIMEQVEEEKNAKEILDRLSMIKDNIQPLFMLDSELAKRVFTPPV; this is encoded by the coding sequence ATGGCATTGTCAGAAAAGATTGAAAAAATGTTCAATGAACAAATAAATAAGGAGTTTTATTCAGCTTATTTGTACTTAGCTATGGCATCTTATTTTGAAGAACAAAACTTACCAGGTTTTGCAAATTGGATGAGAATACAGTTTCAAGAAGAAGAAGCACACGCATTTAAATTCTTTGATTATTTAGTTGAAAGAAGCGGACATATAGAGTTAGAAAAAATTGAAAAACCAAAAATAACTTGGAAAAATCCGCTTGATGCTTTTAATGATGTTTATGCTCATGAACAATTTATATCCAAATCAATAAATGAAATTTTTAAAGTTGCAAGAGAAGAAAATGACTATCCAACAGAAACTTTTATTCATTGGTTTATAATGGAACAAGTTGAAGAAGAAAAGAATGCTAAAGAAATATTGGATAGACTATCTATGATTAAAGACAATATTCAACCTCTTTTTATGCTTGATTCAGAACTTGCAAAAAGAGTATTTACACCACCAGTATAA
- a CDS encoding alpha/beta hydrolase codes for MFFDNIPKETSVNKISQPSFFEGGENAVLLIHGYTGTPHDMRYLGHMLHKAGFTVSIPRLPGHGTNSVDFQNSNWKDWLRKVTDEYVDLKYKYEEVYISGLSMGGVLTLILASKFKPKKIVLAAPAIEAKNKKIKITPFLKYFIKKTDRKYKEVHEDENLNKLAKEYWHYNWINKAADLRKLQKISLKCLSEVEADTLTILSKTDGSVPLNVGDIIDEKINSKNKKKIILEKSSHVLVNDIKREYVAQEIIKWFKN; via the coding sequence ATGTTTTTTGATAACATCCCAAAAGAAACTTCAGTAAATAAAATTTCACAACCATCTTTTTTTGAAGGTGGAGAAAATGCTGTTCTTTTAATACATGGTTATACAGGAACTCCACATGATATGAGATATTTAGGTCATATGTTACACAAAGCTGGTTTCACAGTTTCAATACCACGTTTACCTGGTCATGGAACTAATTCTGTTGACTTTCAAAATTCAAATTGGAAAGATTGGTTAAGAAAAGTAACAGATGAATATGTAGATTTAAAGTATAAATATGAAGAAGTATATATTTCTGGATTATCTATGGGAGGAGTTTTAACTTTAATATTAGCTTCAAAATTTAAACCTAAAAAAATAGTATTAGCTGCTCCCGCTATTGAAGCAAAAAATAAAAAAATAAAAATAACTCCTTTTTTAAAATATTTTATAAAAAAAACTGATAGAAAATATAAAGAAGTTCATGAAGACGAAAATTTAAATAAATTAGCAAAGGAATATTGGCATTATAATTGGATAAATAAAGCTGCTGATTTAAGAAAACTCCAAAAAATTTCATTAAAATGTTTATCTGAAGTTGAAGCAGATACATTAACTATTTTATCTAAAACAGATGGTTCTGTACCACTTAATGTTGGAGACATTATAGACGAAAAAATAAACTCTAAAAATAAAAAGAAAATAATTTTAGAAAAAAGCAGTCATGTTCTTGTAAATGATATAAAAAGAGAGTATGTTGCTCAAGAAATAATAAAATGGTTTAAAAATTAA
- a CDS encoding peroxiredoxin: MENTMPLLGERFPELKVNTTLGVKNLPEDYKGKWFVLFSHPGDFTPVCTTEFIGFAKKSEEFKKLNTELIGLSIDQVFSHIKWIEWIKDNMKVEIPFPVIADDMGNVAKKLGMIHPGKGTNTVRAVFIVDDKGITRLIMYYPQEVGRSVDEVLRALKALQLSDKNKVAMPENWPNNEIIGDKVIVPPASDYETAMERRNNSEEGFDWWFKVKKL, translated from the coding sequence ATGGAAAATACAATGCCTTTATTAGGAGAAAGATTTCCTGAATTAAAAGTTAATACAACACTTGGAGTTAAAAATTTACCAGAAGATTATAAAGGAAAATGGTTTGTATTGTTTAGTCATCCAGGTGATTTTACACCAGTGTGTACAACAGAATTTATAGGTTTTGCAAAAAAATCAGAAGAATTTAAAAAATTAAATACAGAGTTAATAGGATTATCAATTGATCAAGTTTTTTCTCATATTAAATGGATTGAATGGATTAAAGATAATATGAAAGTAGAGATTCCTTTTCCAGTAATAGCTGACGATATGGGAAATGTTGCAAAAAAATTAGGAATGATTCATCCAGGAAAAGGAACAAATACAGTAAGAGCTGTTTTTATTGTAGATGATAAAGGAATAACAAGATTAATTATGTATTATCCTCAAGAAGTAGGAAGAAGTGTTGATGAAGTTTTAAGAGCTTTAAAAGCTTTACAATTATCAGATAAAAATAAAGTTGCTATGCCTGAAAATTGGCCAAATAATGAAATAATTGGTGATAAGGTAATTGTACCACCAGCAAGTGATTATGAAACAGCTATGGAAAGAAGAAATAATTCTGAAGAAGGATTTGATTGGTGGTTTAAAGTAAAAAAATTATAA
- a CDS encoding peroxiredoxin has translation MKYFKYDIGNKLSFNLIDSNSNEISSNDFIGKWLILYFYPKDNTKGCTTEAIDFTNSLEEFKKLNAEVVGVSPDEPKKHIKFIEKHNLKVTLLSAENEVLNEVGVWQMKKMYGREYYGVMRTTVILNPNGVIEYVWEKVKVSNHIKEVLNKLIELQK, from the coding sequence ATGAAGTATTTTAAATATGATATAGGAAATAAATTAAGCTTTAATTTAATAGATAGTAATTCTAATGAAATTTCTTCAAATGATTTTATTGGAAAATGGCTAATATTATATTTTTATCCAAAAGATAATACAAAAGGATGTACGACAGAAGCAATTGATTTTACAAATTCATTAGAAGAATTTAAAAAATTAAATGCTGAAGTTGTTGGAGTTAGTCCAGATGAACCTAAAAAACATATAAAGTTTATAGAAAAACATAATTTAAAGGTAACTTTATTGAGTGCTGAAAATGAAGTTTTAAATGAAGTTGGAGTTTGGCAAATGAAAAAGATGTATGGAAGAGAATATTATGGAGTTATGAGAACAACAGTAATTTTAAATCCAAATGGAGTTATTGAATATGTTTGGGAAAAAGTAAAAGTTTCAAATCATATAAAAGAAGTATTAAATAAATTAATTGAATTACAAAAATAA